From the genome of Pseudoliparis swirei isolate HS2019 ecotype Mariana Trench chromosome 1, NWPU_hadal_v1, whole genome shotgun sequence:
attttagtaTTCATATTTATAGTAAAAAGAACCTCTAGAGGTCTATCAAGTCTCTTCTgtgtcctttccttcctcctccatcctcactTGAAGCCGTCACAAAGGATGGATCCCTGAGGAGCCTTGAGCACCAGGAAGTGGATCAGGCTGACACGCCCCCTCATGGGTCCTCGGTTATTTGATTGGACGCTGCAGCTGTGACCTCGTAACGTCTAACCTAAACACATGTGACCTCTGGTAAACATCACGTGGTCAGGAAAGAGGAAGGTGATCTGATCCGTTTGAATGTTCATTGGAGGTCTGAACAAAAAGGACAACAGACAACTTTCATTTATAAAACCATATCTCTTCTTGATCAGTTATGTCCCTCAAGAACTTGTATTATGAATACAATTATTAAGTCAGAGAGCTGAAGTGATGAAGCACTTTTTACACATATACTATCATTTCCATTCAGTCAAATGATccataaataagacaataataataaaacattccGCCGGTAGAAATCGGTCCTGCAGCCTCGAAGCAGAACAacgtataaatacacaacgcaGTTTAAACAGGAAACAGAAACATCTCTACTGTAGTATGACAACTGtctattagtacagtgataacctttattagtacagtgataacTCCCTTTATTAGTAGGACAGAACTTTAtcaaaaagtcaaaataaagaAAGGTCAATTTTATAATATCTTCAcaatatttagtttaaaaaaaaagaatgattgGAAAACGATGCACTTTTATGTTGGAAAAGAGTCGTAGTATAGCATGTCGAAAAAAGTGTAATGAAAAGGCTTGGTCTACTATGTCAAGATATATAATTATGGATTTCATTAGCGGATTTGACTAATTTTaggacatttattttaaaagggtTATTTGTGCGTTTGCATTGAAAAGTTGAACTAAAAACAAAACGTATCTCCTAATCTACAGATATCTATTCAAACATTCATGGCCACAGATTCATTGGCGTTTCCATTTCTAAATGTCTGCAGAACGTCCccacagcgccctctagtggcggcTGACGGGAAGAGCACCCCTTTCGTCTGTGCTTCTATACTCGGACAGACCGGTGATACATATGTAGCGGTCCCGGGACAACAGGTGTGCGCTGCGGGGGTAAAGACGCCGATTCCCCTCGAGGCTCCAGGGCCAGACGACCAATCAGCGCCTGAGTGGTCTTAATGGCCTCTGGCCGCCGGCCAATGTCCCTTTCCCACGGATGAAAACGATACATTTAATACAGAGTTCATCCCAGGTCACTCTCGCTGTATTTAAGCCCCACACGTGTGACAAGGGGTGAGTTCAACAACCATTTAAAAACCAACAGCAATAAAAGAGCATCTATTCTCCCACATGTCCTTATCCAAAGAGCACCTGCCGGTCGGGGACTCAGAGCACCTGCGGAAGCCGAAATGCACCCGGTGCAGACACCACGGGATCATCATCCCGCAGAAGGGCCACGTCCGGTTCTGCCCGTTCGTGGAGTGTGGCTGCTGTAAGTGCTTCCTCGTCACGCAGAGGACCAGGCTCACGGCCCTCCAGCGCAGCCGGAAGAATGCCTCGAACCAGCCGCAGAGGAAGCAGCAGCGACCCGCTGTCAGCCAggtggagctagcggcggagggGACTCGTAGCACCGGGGCCCGAGAGGACGACGCCGGGCTGTCGGCCGCATTCGGAGCGCAGGATCCCCCGAGGGACGGGGTCCCGGGGCGAGCCGCCGCTACCGGGCCGAGGGACGGGGTCCCGGGGCGAGCCGCCGCTACCGGGCCGAGGGACGGGGTCCCGGGGCGAGCCGCCGCTACCGGGCCGAGTAGCCTCGATATCCAGAGTCGAGCTGCCGCGGGGAGACCGACGTCGGCC
Proteins encoded in this window:
- the LOC130193550 gene encoding doublesex- and mab-3-related transcription factor B1-like; protein product: MSLSKEHLPVGDSEHLRKPKCTRCRHHGIIIPQKGHVRFCPFVECGCCKCFLVTQRTRLTALQRSRKNASNQPQRKQQRPAVSQVELAAEGTRSTGAREDDAGLSAAFGAQDPPRDGVPGRAAATGPRDGVPGRAAATGPRDGVPGRAAATGPSSLDIQSRAAAGRPTSAGWDGGKLVPFGFSDEEPGARFRAPYLGELGQAAALPVIHVPWMPGFPGGYGPCPNLLLNVPWALYNNGLRGAGPLMLPRFEPAALRYPPPPEPAADCRPVFFALRPSFEAPREEVMSWRHAPAPPWEHTELDVEELD